One genomic segment of Arachis duranensis cultivar V14167 chromosome 4, aradu.V14167.gnm2.J7QH, whole genome shotgun sequence includes these proteins:
- the LOC107483765 gene encoding uncharacterized protein LOC107483765: MLCCAVNFETYERILKYKTAKEMWDELENSHGNNYVYNSSTPESHPSTTNSDLPPIAIRRPCGVFFEETRDAMGYYLKNCVPLYKHALQGNWKKAKALIVEDPRLRNAAIAKGSTTLLHIAASVRGGAKHVHFAKQLIEELSEGDLLLIDDNGNTAFCLAAAAGNKQVLDLMKNKNPTVVQVRGNNRTFPPVRFAALQGRCDVASHLYENPEFGHYYDDELKQLFFTCINTGLYGLALKLATDRPYLASERDENGETALHLLSKSHLDSCCQSPQHQSSIIKINPGMKQQVVFQLVKKLWSIILEEKSSMREIFETLRDRFQLLFAAVEVGNFGFLSEILSAYPNLIWTKDDSTGQTIIHKAVKHRHASIFNLIHEIGSVKDIIVTMMDKKRNTLLHLAAKRAPPQRQLELVSGAAFQMCLELVWFKEVKKIMPPSLINYKNSAGKTASELFSEEHKELRKDAESWMKSTAENCMLIATVIATGVFAAAIAVPGGVDDKGGKPNYLGKTSWFLVFTISDATAFISSAASILIFLSILLSRYTENDFYKSLPLKLMCGLVALSCSITSMMVAFASAFFITYHHYASHLVPILVSISASLPAILFFILQIRLWLEIIYSTICCKKLFKPSKKMLYALEN; this comes from the exons TCATGGAAATAATTATGTGTACAACTCATCAACTCCTGAATCACATCCCTCAACTACCAATTCAGACCTACCACCTATAGCTATTAGGCGTCCTTGCGGTGTTTTCTTCGAGGAAACAA GAGATGCAATGGGCTATTATCTCAAAAACTGTGTGCCCCTTTACAAGCATGCACTACAAGGCAATTGGAAAAAGGCCAAGGCTCTCATAGTTGAAGATCCAAGGTTGAGGAATGCAGCCATAGCAAAAGGATCGACTACACTGTTACATATAGCAGCAAGTGTACGTGGGGGTGCAAAACATGTTCACTTTGCGAAACAATTGATTGAGGAATTGAGTGAAGGAGACTTGTTATTGATAGATGACAATGGAAACACTGCATTTTGCCTTGCTGCTGCAGCTGGGAACAAGCAAGTTCTTGACTTGATGAAAAATAAGAATCCCACAGTTGTACAGGTTAGGGGTAATAATAGAACCTTCCCTCCTGTTCGATTTGCAGCATTGCAAGGAAGATGTGACGTGGCTTCGCATCTATATGAAAATCCCGAATTCGGACATTATTATGATGATGAGTTGAAACAATTGTTCTTCACTTGTATCAACACTGGTCTCTACg GTTTAGCCTTAAAATTGGCCACAGATCGGCCATATTTAGCTTCTGAGAGGGATGAGAATGGTGAGACAGCTTTGCATCTCTTGTCTAAAAGCCATTTGGATTCTTGTTGCCAAAGTCCACAACATCAAAGCTCCATAATCAAGATTAATCCTG GAATGAAGCAGCAGGTGGTTTTCCAACTAGTTAAGAAGCTTTGGAGCATAATTCTTGAAGAGAAGTCCTCAATGCGAGAGATATTTGAAACGCTAAGAGACCGTTTTCAACTGTTATTTGCTGCAGTAGAAGTTGGTAATTTTGGGTTCTTATCAGAGATTCTTAGTGCTTATCCAAACTTGATATGGACAAAGGATGATAGTACAGGCCAAACCATAATTCACAAAGCTGTGAAGCATCGCCATGCAAGCATCTTCAATCTCATACATGAGATAGGGTCTGTGAAGGATATCATAGTGACTATGATGGACAAAAAACGTAATACTTTGTTGCATTTGGCTGCAAAAAGAGCACCACCGCAAAGACAACTTGAATTAGTATCTGGAGCAGCATTCCAAATGTGCCTTGAGTTAGTATGGTTCAAG GAAGTGAAGAAGATAATGCCACCATCGCTCATAAACTATAAAAACTCCGCTGGTAAAACTGCTAGTGAATTATTTTCCGAGGAACATAAGGAGTTGCGAAAAGATGCAGAATCTTGGATGAAAAGTACAGCTGAGAATTGTATGCTCATTGCAACCGTCATTGCAACAGGGGTGTTTGCTGCTGCAATAGCCGTGCCAGGTGGGGTTGATGATAAAGGAGGGAAGCCAAACTACTTGGGCAAAacatcatggttcttggtgttTACAATCTCAGATGCGACTGCATTTATCTCATCAGCAGCTTCAATATTAATATTCTTGTCCATTCTTCTTTCGCGTTATACTGAGAATGACTTCTACAAATCATTGCCCCTGAAACTCATGTGTGGATTGGTGGCTTTGTCCTGCTCAATAACAAGCATGATGGTAGCATTTGCAAGTGCCTTCTTCATTACTTATCATCACTATGCCTCACATCTTGTTCCCATTCTCGTTTCTATATCTGCCTCTCTGCCAGCAATTCTATTCTTTATTCTCCAGATTCGACTGTGGTTAGAGATAATCTATTCAACCATTTGCTGTAAGAAACTTTTTAAGCCAAGCAAAAAGATGCTTTATGCACTAGAGAACTAG